The following coding sequences lie in one Actinomyces capricornis genomic window:
- a CDS encoding alpha-mannosidase yields MHDNRPMLLKHIDRILDERIRPAILHDLAPVEVEAWELVDREGPVAGVPGAGEPIAPQRAMAPGAPYRPVSLPAAWGPAWGTTWFRLRVALPAHLRTGGPGLEGLELDLDLGWADHSPGFQCEALVRSASGEVVKAVNPRNRWVPLLPGMIDEQGVALVYLEAASNPLLLDIHPFLPTEEGSRSTQSHEPLYTFRRAALVEVRHEVRDLAADVEVLEGLARVLPESSPRAWQLLTGLSRALDHLDLADVPGTAARVRGMLTPLLEAPAHGDAITLGAVGHAHIDSAWLWPVRETRRKVARTLANALRLLDDGAPMVFALPAAQHLAWLQQDEPALFERVRRHVAAGRIVPVGGMWVEPDAVLPSGESLARQLTEGTAFFRQELGAQCHEIWLPDSFGYSASLPQLAHLAGYDSFLTQKISWNQVDDFPHHTLWWEGIDGTRIFTHFPPADTYGAEVGAEELERAQSGFKDKGRTDVELFLYGYGDGGGGPTREMLQRIERTASLAGSPRMEHMSPREFFERARAQYPDAPVWVGELYLEKHRGTLTTQAATKRGNRRAEAALREAETWCTTAWVRGLLPAGYPHTLLRDLWRATLLCQFHDILPGSSIAWVYEDARAAQDSVIATALALSQTARRALATGVPVRDGDPGEPPARPRRCAQTPGPADEGDGADPLDPADPDQAGAPGPTIAFNTAPVGRDHGGAGLAPMGAALLPAGAPRGAGGPGPTIERTGQGVVVDNGLLRARFTPDGAVASLLVRHDGAPAQEVVPPGQRLGVLQIAQDLPNEWDAWDLDPFYRGSLRELAGSLEAVEERDGVVRVVVEVAFGASRAWLRWTLAAGSSVLGLDAEVDWRESEKVLKLALPVDVHTDHAVYGSQFGHLRRPTHENTSWEAYRFEVCAHKWLHVGEPGRGLGVANDSTYGWDITRHSRQGAGTWSLVRATLLRAPRFPDPRADRGVHRFGFRLLACPTPDAVREEAYRLDLPVRELALPAGTGLAGLEERVAPLVRATGAVVESLHAADDGSGDVLVRLYEARGARSRVILSAPEMGGAVGADLHGAPSERGVRVEPAGAQAPGGRQAGGAQGAWAFELHPFGVATIRLSPRRPVTGEGE; encoded by the coding sequence GTGCACGACAACCGTCCCATGCTCCTCAAGCACATCGACCGCATCCTCGATGAGCGCATCCGCCCGGCGATCCTGCACGACCTCGCCCCGGTGGAGGTGGAGGCCTGGGAGCTGGTGGACCGCGAGGGCCCCGTGGCCGGGGTCCCCGGGGCGGGCGAGCCCATCGCCCCGCAGCGGGCCATGGCGCCCGGGGCCCCCTACCGGCCCGTGAGCCTGCCCGCCGCCTGGGGCCCGGCCTGGGGCACCACCTGGTTCCGCCTGCGCGTGGCCCTGCCCGCCCACCTCCGCACCGGCGGCCCGGGCCTGGAAGGCCTCGAGCTCGACCTGGACCTGGGCTGGGCCGACCACTCCCCGGGATTCCAGTGCGAGGCCCTGGTGCGCAGCGCCTCGGGGGAGGTGGTCAAGGCGGTCAACCCCCGCAACCGCTGGGTGCCGCTGCTCCCGGGGATGATCGATGAGCAGGGCGTCGCGCTGGTCTACCTGGAGGCCGCCTCCAACCCCCTCCTGCTCGACATCCACCCCTTCCTGCCCACCGAGGAGGGATCCCGATCCACCCAGTCCCATGAGCCCCTCTACACCTTCCGCCGCGCCGCCCTGGTGGAGGTCCGCCACGAGGTGCGCGACCTGGCGGCCGACGTCGAGGTGCTGGAGGGCCTGGCCCGCGTGCTGCCGGAGTCCTCGCCCCGGGCCTGGCAGTTGCTCACCGGCCTCTCGCGCGCCCTGGACCACCTGGACCTGGCCGATGTGCCGGGCACCGCCGCCCGGGTGCGGGGGATGCTCACCCCGCTGCTGGAGGCCCCCGCCCACGGCGATGCCATCACCCTGGGGGCGGTGGGCCACGCCCACATCGACTCGGCCTGGCTGTGGCCCGTGCGCGAGACCCGCCGCAAGGTCGCCCGCACCCTGGCCAATGCGCTGCGGCTGCTCGACGACGGCGCCCCCATGGTCTTCGCCCTCCCGGCGGCCCAGCACCTGGCCTGGCTCCAGCAGGACGAGCCCGCCCTGTTCGAGCGGGTGCGCCGGCATGTGGCGGCCGGCCGGATCGTGCCGGTGGGCGGCATGTGGGTGGAGCCCGACGCCGTCCTGCCCTCGGGGGAGTCCCTGGCGCGCCAGCTGACCGAGGGCACCGCCTTCTTCCGCCAGGAGCTGGGGGCCCAGTGCCACGAGATCTGGCTGCCCGACTCCTTCGGCTACAGCGCCAGCCTCCCCCAGCTGGCCCACCTGGCCGGCTACGACAGCTTCCTGACCCAGAAGATCAGCTGGAACCAGGTCGATGACTTCCCCCACCACACGCTGTGGTGGGAGGGCATCGACGGCACCCGGATCTTCACCCACTTCCCACCGGCCGACACCTACGGCGCCGAGGTCGGCGCCGAGGAGCTCGAGCGTGCCCAGAGCGGATTCAAGGACAAGGGGCGCACCGACGTCGAGCTCTTCCTCTACGGCTACGGCGACGGCGGGGGAGGGCCCACCCGCGAGATGCTCCAGCGGATCGAGCGCACCGCCAGCCTGGCCGGCTCGCCGCGCATGGAGCACATGAGCCCCCGGGAGTTCTTCGAGCGCGCCCGCGCCCAGTACCCCGACGCCCCGGTGTGGGTGGGCGAGCTCTACCTGGAGAAGCACCGCGGCACCCTGACCACCCAGGCGGCCACCAAGCGCGGCAACCGCCGGGCCGAGGCCGCCCTGCGCGAGGCCGAGACCTGGTGCACCACCGCCTGGGTGCGGGGCCTGCTGCCCGCGGGCTACCCCCACACCCTCCTGCGCGACCTGTGGCGCGCCACGCTGCTGTGCCAGTTCCACGACATCCTGCCGGGCTCCTCCATCGCCTGGGTCTATGAGGATGCGCGCGCCGCCCAGGACAGCGTCATCGCCACCGCCCTGGCCCTGTCCCAGACCGCGCGCCGCGCCCTGGCCACGGGCGTCCCCGTGCGCGACGGCGACCCGGGGGAGCCCCCGGCCCGCCCCCGCAGGTGCGCCCAGACGCCCGGGCCCGCCGATGAGGGGGATGGGGCCGATCCCCTCGACCCGGCCGATCCCGACCAGGCCGGTGCGCCGGGCCCCACCATCGCCTTCAACACCGCACCGGTGGGGCGGGACCACGGCGGGGCGGGGCTGGCCCCCATGGGCGCGGCCCTCCTGCCGGCGGGCGCGCCCCGGGGGGCCGGGGGCCCGGGGCCCACCATCGAGCGCACCGGGCAGGGCGTCGTGGTCGACAACGGGCTCCTGCGCGCCCGCTTCACCCCCGATGGCGCGGTGGCCTCCCTGCTGGTCCGCCACGACGGCGCCCCGGCGCAGGAGGTCGTCCCGCCGGGCCAGCGCCTCGGGGTCCTCCAGATCGCCCAGGACCTGCCCAATGAGTGGGACGCCTGGGACCTCGACCCCTTCTACCGGGGGTCCCTGCGCGAGCTGGCCGGGAGCCTGGAGGCGGTGGAGGAGCGCGACGGCGTGGTGCGCGTCGTCGTCGAGGTCGCCTTCGGCGCCTCCCGCGCCTGGCTGCGGTGGACCCTGGCGGCGGGCAGCAGCGTCCTGGGCCTGGATGCGGAGGTGGACTGGCGCGAGAGCGAGAAGGTCCTCAAGCTCGCGCTGCCGGTGGATGTCCACACCGATCACGCCGTCTACGGCTCCCAGTTCGGCCACCTGAGGCGCCCCACCCACGAGAACACCTCCTGGGAGGCCTACCGCTTCGAGGTCTGCGCCCACAAGTGGCTGCACGTGGGCGAGCCGGGCCGCGGTCTGGGCGTGGCCAACGACTCCACCTACGGCTGGGACATCACCCGCCACAGCCGGCAGGGGGCGGGCACCTGGTCCCTGGTGCGCGCCACCCTCCTGCGCGCCCCGCGCTTCCCCGATCCGCGGGCCGACCGCGGCGTGCACCGCTTCGGCTTCCGCCTCCTGGCCTGCCCCACCCCCGACGCCGTGCGCGAGGAGGCCTACCGCCTGGACCTGCCCGTGCGCGAGCTGGCGCTGCCCGCCGGGACCGGGCTGGCAGGCCTGGAGGAACGGGTGGCGCCCCTGGTGCGGGCCACCGGCGCCGTCGTGGAGTCCCTCCACGCCGCCGACGACGGCAGTGGGGATGTCCTGGTGCGCCTCTACGAGGCCCGCGGGGCCCGCAGCCGCGTCATCCTGAGCGCCCCCGAGATGGGCGGGGCGGTCGGCGCCGACCTGCACGGGGCGCCTTCGGAGCGTGGCGTGCGGGTCGAGCCCGCGGGGGCGCAGGCCCCGGGCGGGAGGCAGGCCGGTGGGGCCCAGGGGGCCTGGGCCTTCGAGCTGCACCCCTTCGGGGTGGCCACGATCCGCCTGAGCCCCAGGCGGCCGGTGACGGGGGAAGGCGAGTGA
- a CDS encoding carbohydrate ABC transporter permease, translated as MAHAPTSTGRPAPRRRLTGPERPWRRRGETGFNKPSLAGVLTRYALMTLIMVLTVGPFLWQLSTSLKGPMEDIYSFPPDLVPNDPTLANYGEVMRTIPVISYAWHSLLVSVATVITNVVFATMAGYALVAMRFRGKGVLMALILSTLLLPGEVTLTSQYLTVKSLGLANTLAGVFLPTAITSINVLLMATAARAIPQAILDAAAIDGASTLQRLRHIVWPNVRGMASVVALMSFIQAWDDFLWPLVVLSDPAKYTLTVGMQYLNSAFGSNPRVVAAGTIIALTPVIILFVAAQKQFFRGVEAGGVKG; from the coding sequence ATGGCACACGCCCCCACCAGCACTGGTCGCCCGGCCCCGCGGCGTCGGCTCACCGGGCCGGAGCGGCCCTGGAGGCGCCGCGGCGAGACCGGCTTCAACAAGCCCAGCCTCGCGGGGGTCCTCACCCGCTACGCCCTCATGACCCTCATCATGGTGCTGACCGTCGGTCCCTTCCTGTGGCAGCTGTCCACCTCCCTCAAGGGCCCCATGGAGGACATCTACTCCTTCCCGCCCGACCTGGTGCCCAACGACCCCACCCTGGCCAACTACGGGGAGGTCATGCGCACCATCCCCGTCATCTCCTACGCCTGGCACTCCCTGCTGGTGTCCGTGGCCACGGTCATCACCAACGTCGTCTTCGCCACCATGGCGGGCTACGCCCTGGTGGCCATGCGCTTCCGCGGCAAGGGGGTGCTCATGGCCCTCATCCTGTCCACGCTGCTGCTGCCCGGGGAGGTCACCCTGACCTCCCAGTACCTGACCGTGAAGTCCCTGGGGCTGGCCAACACCCTGGCGGGCGTCTTCCTGCCCACGGCCATCACCTCCATCAACGTCCTGCTCATGGCCACCGCCGCCCGCGCCATCCCCCAGGCCATCCTGGATGCAGCCGCCATCGACGGCGCCTCCACCCTCCAGCGCCTGCGGCACATCGTGTGGCCCAATGTGCGCGGGATGGCCTCGGTGGTGGCGCTCATGTCCTTCATCCAGGCCTGGGACGACTTCCTGTGGCCCCTGGTGGTCCTGTCCGACCCCGCCAAGTACACCCTGACCGTGGGCATGCAGTACCTCAACTCGGCCTTCGGCTCCAACCCCCGCGTGGTGGCGGCGGGGACGATCATCGCCCTGACCCCGGTCATCATCCTGTTCGTCGCCGCCCAGAAGCAGTTCTTCCGCGGCGTGGAGGCCGGCGGGGTCAAGGGCTGA
- a CDS encoding carbohydrate ABC transporter permease translates to MRTHRWFVPYLLLAPAILWVVVFSIWPFLNTVVLSFTDARPLRTPQFVGMENFTRLLADERFGYAMVTSLVYVLVCVPLLTFLPLGLALLVQRRLPGIAVFRTTYYFPVIASVVVVGIIWAWVFDTKGIINESLAFTGLTDQPIEFLIDRWLILLSAISLTVWKGLGYYMVVYLAALTAVDRELHEAAALDGAGAWRRFWTVTVPAVRPAMLLISALITVAAMRIFSEIYVLTNGSGGPGGQAQSLVMLIQLTGKGLNGNLGYASAISVVLFLLTIGPLALVGWINQGGEIRQALAQRRRTRAVRRDTRTAQGGAAPAGPDGPAPGGGSATTTTRATGAVGSASAVAGPQDGEH, encoded by the coding sequence ATGAGAACGCACCGCTGGTTCGTGCCCTACCTGCTGCTGGCACCGGCGATCCTGTGGGTCGTGGTGTTCTCGATCTGGCCGTTCCTCAACACGGTCGTGCTGTCCTTCACCGATGCGCGCCCGCTGCGCACCCCGCAGTTCGTCGGCATGGAGAACTTCACCCGGCTCCTGGCCGACGAGCGCTTCGGCTACGCCATGGTCACCAGCCTGGTCTACGTCCTGGTCTGCGTGCCCCTGCTGACCTTCCTGCCACTGGGCCTGGCGCTGCTGGTGCAGCGGCGGCTGCCGGGAATCGCGGTCTTCCGCACCACCTACTACTTCCCCGTCATCGCCTCGGTGGTGGTCGTGGGCATCATCTGGGCCTGGGTCTTCGACACCAAGGGCATCATCAACGAGTCCCTGGCCTTCACCGGGCTGACCGACCAGCCCATCGAGTTCCTCATCGACCGCTGGCTCATCCTGCTCTCGGCGATCTCCCTGACCGTGTGGAAGGGGCTGGGCTACTACATGGTGGTCTACCTGGCCGCCCTGACCGCGGTGGACCGCGAGCTCCACGAGGCCGCCGCCCTGGACGGGGCCGGGGCCTGGCGGCGCTTCTGGACGGTGACGGTGCCCGCGGTGCGCCCCGCCATGCTCCTCATCTCCGCGCTCATCACCGTGGCGGCCATGAGGATCTTCTCCGAGATCTACGTGCTCACCAACGGCTCCGGGGGGCCGGGCGGCCAGGCGCAGTCCCTGGTCATGCTCATCCAGCTCACCGGCAAGGGACTCAACGGCAACCTGGGCTACGCCTCGGCCATCTCCGTGGTCCTCTTCCTGCTGACCATCGGCCCCCTGGCCCTGGTGGGCTGGATCAACCAGGGTGGCGAGATCCGCCAGGCCCTGGCCCAGCGCCGCCGCACCCGCGCCGTCAGGCGCGACACCAGGACTGCGCAGGGCGGTGCCGCCCCGGCGGGCCCCGACGGCCCGGCCCCCGGCGGCGGGAGCGCGACCACGACCACCCGCGCCACCGGCGCCGTCGGCTCCGCCAGTGCGGTGGCGGGCCCCCAGGATGGTGAGCACTGA
- a CDS encoding serine hydrolase domain-containing protein, with the protein MSTRTSPTSPSGSEVVRALPALEALDFPHALVATGGGRTLIEAGAVDEVFPLASVTKPIVAWAALVAVERGMLDLDDEVGPPAPAGATIGHLLAHASGIAFDSDAHLAEPGARRIYSNRGIEILGERLEEATAMPLEAWVESVVLEPLGMASVMIPGSPAYSGEGSPRDLAAFARELAAPRLVSPALAARACAPVLPGLDGVLPGYGRQSPNDFGLGVEVRGAKAPHWTGRANSERTFGHFGQSGSFLWVDPVAGRQAVFLGAEPFGAVHQRVWPELSDQVLALGGG; encoded by the coding sequence ATGAGTACCCGCACATCACCGACATCACCGAGCGGTTCGGAGGTCGTCCGGGCCCTGCCCGCCCTGGAGGCCCTCGACTTCCCCCACGCCCTGGTGGCCACCGGCGGTGGGCGCACGCTCATCGAGGCCGGCGCGGTCGATGAGGTCTTCCCCCTGGCCTCGGTGACCAAGCCGATTGTTGCCTGGGCGGCGTTGGTCGCCGTCGAGCGGGGGATGCTGGACCTGGACGATGAGGTGGGGCCGCCGGCGCCGGCGGGCGCCACGATCGGGCATCTGCTGGCCCACGCCTCCGGGATCGCCTTCGACTCCGACGCCCACCTGGCCGAGCCGGGTGCGCGCCGCATCTACTCCAACCGGGGTATCGAGATCCTGGGGGAGCGGCTGGAGGAGGCCACGGCCATGCCCCTGGAGGCCTGGGTGGAGTCTGTGGTCCTGGAGCCCCTGGGGATGGCCAGTGTCATGATCCCCGGCTCGCCCGCGTACTCCGGCGAGGGCAGCCCCCGCGACCTGGCGGCCTTCGCCCGCGAGCTGGCCGCGCCCCGCCTGGTCTCCCCGGCGCTCGCGGCCCGGGCCTGCGCCCCGGTCCTGCCGGGGCTCGACGGCGTCCTGCCCGGGTATGGGCGCCAGTCACCCAACGACTTCGGCCTGGGGGTGGAGGTGCGTGGGGCCAAGGCGCCGCACTGGACGGGCCGCGCCAACAGCGAGCGGACCTTCGGGCACTTCGGGCAGTCGGGCTCCTTCCTGTGGGTCGATCCCGTGGCGGGGCGCCAGGCGGTCTTCCTGGGGGCCGAGCCCTTTGGCGCCGTGCACCAGCGGGTCTGGCCGGAACTGAGCGACCAGGTGCTGGCCTTGGGTGGTGGGTGA
- a CDS encoding extracellular solute-binding protein, whose protein sequence is MNLPYRPSRRGVLLGLSAGAVAGLAACTGSTGTSSSGGSGSTDGSVSGEITFQTWSLKNDRFTPYFEDLVKAFQEAHPGVSVNWIDQPGDGYEDKILQQANSGELPDVINLPPEFAYKLAQVDQLTDLGAADAALLDGYVEAAAEAYAFPGIEGHYGYPWYLGTDLNWYNTELLSSAGVDTAKLPTTLDELFEMASTVAKATNGEVKMISDVPRTGTLSAAGVEIYKDGAFVFNTAEAVKVVERYKKAYEEGAMPAEALNADYLGNKDLYMQGKAAWTTGAAGFASDMAKDAPTVLEKSVVTPRIGHPPLFIQGICVSQASKAPQAALAFAQFVTSTENQIAFLKIAQGFFPGTKEGNESPEAFTDVVDNELQKTAITEASAVIDEARPEYPIQFTYDMDTYLKQQMALAVKGEIGIQEALDKSVEYANANQAG, encoded by the coding sequence ATGAACCTCCCCTACCGCCCCTCGCGCCGCGGGGTCCTGCTCGGCCTGTCCGCCGGCGCCGTCGCCGGCCTGGCCGCCTGCACCGGATCCACCGGCACCTCCTCCTCCGGTGGCTCGGGCTCCACCGATGGCAGTGTCTCCGGTGAGATCACCTTCCAGACCTGGTCGCTGAAGAACGACCGTTTCACCCCCTACTTCGAGGATCTGGTCAAGGCCTTCCAGGAGGCCCACCCGGGCGTGAGCGTCAACTGGATCGACCAGCCCGGGGACGGCTACGAGGACAAGATCCTCCAGCAGGCCAACTCCGGGGAGCTGCCCGATGTCATCAACCTGCCCCCCGAGTTCGCCTACAAGCTCGCCCAGGTCGACCAGCTCACCGACCTGGGGGCCGCTGACGCCGCGCTCCTGGACGGGTACGTCGAGGCCGCCGCCGAGGCCTACGCCTTCCCCGGGATCGAGGGGCACTACGGCTACCCCTGGTACCTGGGCACCGACCTCAATTGGTACAACACCGAGCTGCTGTCCTCGGCGGGCGTGGACACCGCCAAGCTGCCCACCACGCTCGACGAGCTCTTCGAGATGGCCTCGACGGTGGCCAAGGCCACCAACGGCGAGGTCAAGATGATCTCCGACGTCCCGCGCACCGGCACCCTGTCGGCCGCCGGGGTGGAGATCTACAAGGACGGCGCCTTCGTGTTCAACACCGCCGAGGCCGTCAAGGTCGTCGAGCGCTACAAGAAGGCCTATGAGGAGGGCGCCATGCCCGCCGAGGCCCTCAACGCCGACTACCTGGGCAACAAGGACCTCTACATGCAGGGCAAGGCCGCCTGGACCACCGGGGCCGCCGGCTTCGCCTCCGACATGGCCAAGGACGCCCCCACCGTCCTGGAGAAGTCAGTGGTCACCCCGCGCATCGGCCACCCGCCGCTGTTCATCCAGGGCATCTGCGTCTCCCAGGCCTCCAAGGCCCCGCAGGCGGCACTGGCCTTCGCCCAGTTCGTCACCAGCACCGAGAACCAGATCGCCTTCCTCAAGATCGCCCAGGGCTTCTTCCCCGGCACCAAGGAGGGCAACGAGTCCCCCGAGGCCTTCACCGACGTCGTCGACAACGAGCTGCAGAAGACCGCCATCACGGAGGCCTCCGCCGTCATCGACGAGGCGCGGCCCGAGTACCCCATCCAGTTCACCTACGACATGGACACCTACCTCAAGCAGCAGATGGCCCTGGCCGTCAAGGGCGAGATCGGCATCCAGGAGGCGCTGGACAAGTCCGTGGAGTACGCCAACGCCAACCAGGCCGGCTGA
- a CDS encoding NADPH-dependent oxidoreductase — MTDAARALRTPQTTPLTNETIATLMAHRTIRAFTDEPLDEATMTTVLDAARHAATSSFLQQTTIIRVTDPAVREAIHGASGQPYVGGARGELLVCVVDLHRNAVIRQRAGADLEPLERMSVFLQAVEDTLIAAQSMVVAAESLGLGTVYLGSIQGDAPAVIRALDLPERTFPLLGLIVGHPDQDPQYKPRLPREITTGLNTYPRLETHEQALADYDRLVQDYYDLRDAGARLDSFTRIIATKLGVGAAATAPTLEILHAQRLALH; from the coding sequence ATGACCGATGCCGCCCGCGCGCTGCGCACCCCGCAGACCACGCCCCTGACCAATGAGACCATCGCCACCCTCATGGCGCACCGCACCATCCGGGCCTTCACCGACGAGCCCCTGGATGAGGCGACCATGACCACCGTGCTGGACGCGGCCCGCCACGCCGCCACCTCCTCCTTCCTCCAGCAGACCACCATCATCCGCGTCACCGACCCCGCCGTGCGCGAGGCGATCCACGGCGCCTCCGGCCAGCCCTACGTGGGAGGCGCCCGCGGGGAGCTGCTCGTCTGCGTCGTCGACCTGCACCGCAACGCCGTCATCCGCCAGCGGGCCGGGGCGGACCTGGAGCCCCTGGAGCGCATGAGCGTCTTCCTCCAGGCCGTGGAGGACACGCTCATCGCCGCCCAGTCCATGGTGGTGGCCGCCGAGTCCCTGGGGCTGGGCACCGTCTACCTGGGGTCCATCCAGGGCGACGCCCCCGCCGTCATCCGCGCCCTGGACCTGCCCGAGCGTACCTTCCCCCTGCTGGGACTCATCGTGGGCCACCCCGACCAGGACCCCCAGTACAAGCCCCGCCTGCCGCGGGAGATCACCACCGGCCTCAACACCTACCCGCGGCTGGAGACCCACGAGCAGGCCCTGGCCGACTACGACCGGCTCGTCCAGGACTACTACGACCTGCGGGATGCCGGCGCGCGCCTGGACTCCTTCACCCGCATCATCGCCACCAAGCTCGGGGTGGGCGCCGCCGCGACCGCGCCGACCCTGGAGATCCTCCACGCCCAGCGCCTGGCCCTGCACTGA
- a CDS encoding LacI family DNA-binding transcriptional regulator has protein sequence MERPTIRDIATVAGVSPSAVSFALNGRSGVSQTTRRRILAVANEMGWTPNAAARALSASRAGAIGLVIARPSQSVAAERFFFEFILGMQAALTSAGVALLLQIVTDPAQEIATYRTWWSQHRVDGVVVVDPRREDPRLASLAELGLPYVLVGERDEAGMPSVIGDEEGMIEIVITHLLEQGRRRIAYMSGMSTLLHTERRGAAMASLGRSRGVEIMVSTAPDYTERSGAQATTELIAGPRTPDAIVYDNEVLAVGGLTALREEGRRPGADIALVSLEDSPLCRALSPSLTSVHREPAIMGDTATRLLLEHLSQEGSRPREDSRAVQCAAPSLIIRDSSPASDSPAPEGGTRAVR, from the coding sequence ATGGAACGCCCCACGATCCGCGACATCGCCACCGTCGCCGGCGTCTCCCCCTCGGCCGTCTCCTTCGCCCTCAACGGCCGCAGCGGGGTCTCGCAGACCACCCGCCGCCGCATCCTGGCCGTGGCCAACGAGATGGGCTGGACCCCCAACGCGGCGGCTCGGGCCCTGTCGGCCTCCCGGGCCGGCGCCATCGGCCTGGTCATCGCCCGCCCCAGCCAGTCCGTGGCCGCCGAGCGCTTCTTCTTCGAGTTCATCCTGGGCATGCAGGCGGCCCTGACCTCGGCCGGCGTGGCGCTGCTGCTGCAGATCGTCACCGACCCCGCCCAGGAGATCGCCACCTACCGCACTTGGTGGTCCCAGCACCGGGTCGACGGCGTGGTGGTGGTCGACCCGCGCCGCGAGGACCCGCGCCTGGCCTCCCTGGCCGAGCTCGGCCTGCCCTACGTCCTGGTGGGCGAACGCGACGAGGCCGGCATGCCCTCGGTCATCGGGGACGAGGAGGGGATGATCGAGATCGTCATCACCCACCTCCTGGAGCAGGGGCGACGCCGGATCGCCTACATGTCGGGCATGTCCACCCTGCTGCACACCGAGCGGCGCGGCGCCGCCATGGCCTCACTGGGGCGCAGCCGCGGCGTGGAGATCATGGTCTCCACGGCCCCGGACTACACCGAGCGCTCCGGGGCCCAGGCCACCACCGAGCTCATCGCCGGGCCCCGCACCCCCGACGCCATCGTCTACGACAACGAGGTCCTGGCCGTCGGCGGGCTGACCGCCCTGCGCGAGGAGGGACGGCGCCCCGGGGCCGATATCGCCCTGGTCTCCCTGGAGGACTCCCCCCTGTGCCGGGCGCTGAGCCCCTCGCTGACCTCCGTGCACCGGGAGCCTGCGATCATGGGGGACACCGCCACACGCCTGCTGCTGGAGCACCTGTCCCAGGAGGGCAGCCGGCCCCGGGAGGACA
- a CDS encoding glycoside hydrolase 5 family protein, with protein sequence MMRFGVNYTPRVGWFHSWLDLDAGLVAEDMEAIAALGADHVRIFPLWPLLQPNRGLIRPRAIDDVLSVVDAAGRAGLRVTVDALQGHLSSFDFLPSWVTTWHGRNLFTDPEVLGAQAALVRTLAAELRGRPHAEGLSLGNEFIQFAAHRHPARSELTPQQAQDWARCLMGAARQAWPEARLTHSFDDDLWFDDTHPFQPAHAVGLGDATTVHSWVFMAVGPRYGPGHPALTLFARYLVELARAWGGPGRPIWLQEVGAPSTHVAPEEAPGFVEQTIAHLTGLDGHPPAPGLEAITWWCSHDVSRDLADFPELEHTLGLIDSEGRVKPAGEAFRRTAERVRALPTAAPEQGGGAAPGRTAARTMTLPSASPSYRSLSAPAGEFFDRWVGEAARGPAPALALPPGAAPAAAE encoded by the coding sequence ATGATGCGCTTCGGAGTCAACTACACCCCGCGCGTGGGCTGGTTCCACTCCTGGCTGGACCTGGATGCGGGCCTGGTGGCCGAGGACATGGAGGCCATTGCGGCCCTGGGGGCGGACCATGTGCGGATCTTCCCGCTGTGGCCCCTCCTCCAGCCCAACCGCGGCCTCATCCGCCCCCGCGCCATCGACGACGTCCTGAGCGTGGTCGACGCCGCCGGCCGCGCCGGGCTGCGGGTGACCGTGGACGCCCTCCAGGGCCACCTGTCCTCCTTCGACTTCCTGCCCTCCTGGGTCACCACCTGGCACGGGCGCAACCTGTTCACCGACCCCGAGGTGCTCGGCGCCCAGGCCGCCCTCGTGCGCACCCTGGCCGCCGAGCTGCGCGGGCGCCCGCATGCCGAGGGGCTGAGCCTGGGCAACGAGTTCATCCAGTTCGCCGCCCACCGCCACCCCGCCAGGAGCGAGCTGACCCCCCAGCAGGCGCAGGACTGGGCCCGCTGCCTCATGGGCGCGGCGCGGCAGGCCTGGCCCGAGGCCCGCCTGACCCACAGCTTCGACGACGACCTGTGGTTCGACGACACCCACCCCTTCCAGCCCGCCCACGCCGTGGGCCTGGGGGATGCGACCACGGTGCACTCCTGGGTGTTCATGGCCGTGGGCCCCCGCTACGGCCCCGGGCACCCGGCCCTGACGCTCTTCGCCCGCTACCTGGTGGAGCTGGCCCGCGCCTGGGGCGGGCCGGGGCGCCCCATCTGGCTCCAGGAGGTCGGCGCGCCCAGCACCCACGTCGCCCCCGAGGAGGCGCCCGGCTTCGTTGAGCAGACCATCGCCCACCTCACCGGCCTGGACGGCCACCCGCCCGCGCCGGGACTGGAGGCCATCACCTGGTGGTGCTCCCACGACGTCAGCCGTGATCTGGCCGACTTCCCCGAGCTCGAGCACACCCTGGGCCTCATCGACTCCGAGGGCAGGGTCAAGCCCGCGGGCGAGGCCTTCCGGCGGACCGCCGAGCGCGTGCGCGCCCTGCCCACGGCGGCACCCGAGCAGGGGGGCGGGGCGGCGCCGGGCCGGACCGCCGCGCGCACCATGACCCTGCCCAGCGCCAGCCCCTCGTACCGATCCCTGAGCGCCCCTGCGGGGGAGTTCTTCGACCGGTGGGTCGGGGAGGCGGCCCGGGGCCCCGCCCCGGCCCTGGCCCTGCCGCCCGGCGCGGCTCCGGCCGCCGCGGAGTGA